From Salinirubellus salinus, the proteins below share one genomic window:
- a CDS encoding DUF367 family protein produces MDLHVRYEGDDDPKKCTARRLAKFDLVTLHRSARATPRGIVLDPYAEQALSPADRTEADALVALDCSWETAEEEAFRLSGPHRALPFLVAANPVNYGTPFQLNTVEAFAGALCILGEREQAETVLSKFRWGHTFLELNAEPLGRYAAADDSAEVVAIQQEYLDAGADGADGEDASDGA; encoded by the coding sequence GTGGACCTGCACGTCCGGTACGAGGGCGACGACGACCCGAAGAAGTGCACGGCTCGTCGCCTCGCGAAGTTCGACCTCGTCACCCTCCACCGCTCGGCGCGCGCCACGCCGCGTGGTATCGTCCTCGACCCGTACGCCGAGCAGGCGCTCTCGCCCGCCGACCGGACCGAGGCCGACGCGCTCGTCGCGCTCGACTGCTCGTGGGAGACGGCCGAGGAGGAGGCGTTCCGTCTCTCGGGGCCTCACCGGGCGCTCCCGTTCCTCGTGGCGGCCAACCCCGTCAACTACGGGACGCCGTTCCAGTTGAACACCGTCGAGGCGTTCGCCGGCGCGCTCTGCATCCTCGGCGAGCGCGAGCAGGCCGAGACGGTCCTCTCGAAGTTCCGCTGGGGTCACACCTTCCTCGAACTCAACGCCGAACCCCTCGGGCGGTACGCCGCGGCCGACGACTCGGCCGAGGTGGTCGCCATCCAGCAGGAGTATCTCGACGCCGGGGCGGACGGTGCGGACGGCGAGGACGCCAGCGATGGGGCGTAG
- a CDS encoding nuclear transport factor 2 family protein produces MEPTDIARDYYRHVDAGAYDALAALLGDSFVHVRPDRTIEGADEFVRFMRDDRPLTDTEHEVETVYEADGRVAVEGRLVRATGARMFDFVDTFDVTDGRITRIRTYTD; encoded by the coding sequence ATGGAGCCAACGGACATCGCTCGCGACTACTACCGCCACGTCGACGCCGGCGCGTACGACGCACTCGCGGCCCTCCTCGGCGACTCGTTCGTCCACGTCCGGCCGGACCGGACCATCGAGGGGGCCGACGAGTTCGTCCGGTTCATGCGCGACGACCGCCCGCTGACCGACACCGAACACGAGGTCGAGACCGTGTACGAGGCCGACGGCCGGGTCGCCGTCGAGGGGCGCCTCGTCCGCGCCACGGGGGCCCGCATGTTCGACTTCGTCGACACCTTCGACGTGACGGACGGCCGCATCACCCGGATCCGGACGTACACCGACTGA
- a CDS encoding universal stress protein — MFDTILFPTDGDDEADRVFEFVLDVAEAHGTTVHVLNVADTNVTSHADTSTGTVDILVDEGDRIVGEAATRARKRGVDVVEAVVQGVPHSTITEYAEDKDVDAVVMPTHGRGLVGRFLVGSVAEKVVRTADVPVLTVRPEATLSVPFGEVLVATDGSECAAAAVERAAALAAADGATLHVVSVVELATYGPDAHASLNISTFEDRAQDAVDAARETAEALGVDVVTHVEYGGVHAKLLRVAEDTEADIVVLGTHGRTGFDRYLLGSVAEKTVRTSPAPVLTVREDEGEAEGA, encoded by the coding sequence ATGTTCGATACGATACTCTTCCCCACGGACGGCGACGACGAGGCAGACCGGGTCTTCGAGTTCGTCCTCGACGTAGCCGAGGCGCACGGGACGACGGTCCACGTCCTCAACGTCGCGGACACGAACGTGACGAGTCACGCCGACACGAGCACCGGGACGGTCGACATCCTCGTCGACGAGGGGGACCGCATCGTCGGTGAGGCCGCCACCCGCGCCCGGAAGCGCGGTGTCGACGTGGTCGAGGCCGTCGTGCAAGGTGTCCCGCACTCCACGATCACGGAGTACGCCGAGGACAAGGACGTGGACGCGGTGGTGATGCCGACCCACGGGCGTGGCCTCGTCGGGCGCTTCCTCGTCGGGAGCGTGGCAGAGAAGGTGGTCCGGACCGCCGACGTCCCGGTCCTGACGGTTCGCCCGGAGGCGACGCTCTCGGTGCCGTTCGGGGAGGTTCTCGTCGCCACGGACGGGAGCGAGTGTGCTGCGGCCGCGGTCGAACGCGCGGCGGCACTCGCTGCGGCGGACGGCGCCACCCTCCACGTCGTCTCTGTGGTCGAACTCGCCACCTACGGCCCCGACGCCCACGCCAGCCTCAACATCTCCACGTTCGAGGACCGGGCGCAGGACGCGGTCGACGCCGCCCGAGAGACCGCCGAGGCGCTCGGCGTCGACGTCGTCACCCACGTCGAGTACGGCGGCGTCCACGCCAAGCTCCTGCGGGTGGCGGAGGACACCGAGGCCGACATCGTCGTCCTCGGGACCCACGGCCGGACCGGGTTCGACCGCTACCTCCTCGGGAGCGTCGCGGAGAAGACGGTGCGGACCTCGCCAGCGCCAGTGCTGACGGTGCGCGAGGACGAGGGCGAAGCCGAGGGAGCGTGA
- the serS gene encoding serine--tRNA ligase translates to MLSRQFVRENPETVREAMDAKGVTDVDLDHLLAVDEEWRELKAEGDDLRRQRNEVSSQIGQLKQEGEEEEAQQAIDESQELKADIERVEERAEELEAELEALLLEIPNVPHESVPVGEDETDNETRYRRGFDDLRDLPEDVVPHYDLGEELDILDFERGAKVTGGGFYFLKGEGARLEHALVQFMLAVHREQGYSDIYPPVPVNSASMRGTGQFPKFVDDAYRVGDTNEAPYDDDDLWLCPTAEVSVTNMYRDEILLDDDLPLKHQAFSPNFRREAGEHGTETRGIVRVHQFNKVELVNFVRPGESYDRLEGLLEEACEVLDRLELPYRVLDMCTGDMGFTQSKKYDVEVWAPGDDMEDGPEEGGRWLEVSSVSNFEDFQARRAGIQYRPERHESAEYLHTLNGSGLALPRVMVAILEYYQNEDGTVDVPEPLQPYMGGQEAIEGHEPVGESAVGAGKKD, encoded by the coding sequence ATGCTCTCACGGCAGTTCGTACGCGAGAACCCGGAAACGGTGCGCGAGGCGATGGACGCGAAGGGGGTGACGGACGTGGACCTCGACCACCTCCTCGCCGTCGACGAGGAGTGGCGCGAACTCAAGGCGGAGGGTGACGACCTGCGCCGCCAGCGCAACGAGGTCTCCTCGCAGATCGGCCAGCTCAAACAGGAGGGGGAGGAGGAGGAGGCCCAGCAGGCTATCGACGAGTCGCAGGAACTGAAGGCCGACATCGAGCGCGTCGAGGAGCGCGCCGAGGAGCTGGAGGCCGAGTTGGAGGCGCTCCTCCTCGAGATACCGAACGTCCCCCACGAGTCGGTCCCGGTCGGAGAGGACGAGACAGACAACGAGACCCGGTACCGGAGGGGGTTCGACGACCTGCGCGACCTGCCCGAGGACGTGGTCCCGCACTACGACCTGGGTGAGGAACTCGACATCCTCGACTTCGAGCGCGGCGCGAAGGTGACCGGTGGCGGCTTCTACTTCCTGAAGGGGGAGGGCGCGCGCCTCGAACACGCCCTCGTGCAGTTCATGCTCGCGGTCCACCGCGAGCAGGGCTACAGCGACATCTACCCGCCGGTGCCGGTCAACTCGGCGTCGATGCGGGGGACCGGCCAGTTCCCGAAGTTCGTCGACGACGCCTACCGCGTGGGCGACACCAACGAAGCGCCGTACGACGACGACGACCTGTGGCTCTGTCCCACGGCGGAGGTCTCGGTCACGAACATGTACCGCGACGAGATACTGCTGGACGACGACCTGCCGCTCAAGCACCAGGCGTTCTCGCCGAACTTCCGGCGCGAGGCCGGCGAACACGGCACCGAGACGCGCGGCATCGTCCGTGTCCACCAGTTCAACAAGGTCGAACTCGTCAACTTCGTCCGGCCGGGCGAGAGTTACGACCGACTCGAAGGGTTGCTGGAGGAGGCCTGCGAGGTGCTCGACCGTCTGGAACTCCCGTACCGGGTGCTCGACATGTGTACCGGCGACATGGGGTTCACCCAGTCGAAGAAGTACGACGTCGAGGTGTGGGCCCCCGGCGACGACATGGAGGACGGCCCGGAGGAGGGTGGCCGCTGGCTCGAGGTCTCGTCGGTGTCGAACTTCGAGGACTTCCAGGCTCGCCGTGCGGGCATCCAGTACCGCCCGGAGCGCCACGAGAGCGCGGAGTACCTGCACACGCTCAACGGGTCGGGCCTCGCCCTGCCACGCGTGATGGTCGCCATCCTCGAGTACTACCAGAACGAGGACGGCACCGTCGACGTGCCCGAACCGCTCCAGCCGTACATGGGCGGCCAGGAGGCCATCGAGGGGCACGAGCCGGTGGGCGAGTCGGCCGTCGGTGCCGGAAAGAAGGACTGA
- a CDS encoding helix-turn-helix domain-containing protein has protein sequence MIAQYLERLFTWESLENTERGVEFELKNRLTDATFNGITAARLDGESIDLSAVSLELPEGTHRPVEEITRTDPLVFDLADTAQVVLDVDRLRLGTHELEVGMDVDGFGAVSFDVTDDVTEADLLDVDPADYTVAALRDLVAGVTEPVELERLLERERDGKDRETGTAAIESRLDAVEPTAPAALAGTDEGDHGRERDALLGGTLADLVTGVLESPVRATVYTALQTCGEASAADVAERTLLTESAVEGTLEDLVLDGVVERGDAGYRAKPPLSVLRSRSRGALGVFGLGLGN, from the coding sequence ATGATAGCCCAGTATCTCGAGCGCCTGTTCACCTGGGAGAGTCTCGAGAACACCGAACGTGGGGTGGAGTTCGAACTCAAGAATCGGCTGACTGACGCGACGTTCAACGGCATCACCGCGGCACGCCTCGACGGCGAGTCGATCGACCTCTCGGCGGTCTCGCTGGAACTCCCCGAGGGCACGCATCGACCCGTCGAGGAGATAACCCGGACCGACCCGCTCGTGTTCGACCTCGCCGACACCGCACAGGTCGTCCTCGACGTCGATCGCCTCCGGCTGGGCACCCACGAACTCGAGGTCGGGATGGACGTCGACGGCTTCGGCGCCGTCTCGTTCGACGTGACCGACGACGTGACCGAGGCAGACCTGCTCGACGTGGACCCCGCCGACTACACGGTGGCGGCGTTGCGCGACCTCGTGGCCGGCGTGACCGAACCCGTGGAACTGGAGCGCCTGCTCGAGCGTGAGCGCGACGGGAAGGACCGCGAGACCGGGACGGCGGCCATAGAGTCGCGGCTGGACGCGGTCGAACCGACTGCCCCCGCCGCGCTCGCCGGGACGGACGAGGGCGACCACGGCCGCGAGCGGGACGCCCTCCTCGGTGGGACGCTCGCGGACCTCGTGACCGGCGTCCTCGAGTCACCGGTGCGGGCCACCGTCTACACGGCCCTGCAGACCTGTGGCGAGGCGAGCGCGGCCGACGTGGCCGAGCGTACCTTGCTGACGGAGTCGGCGGTCGAGGGGACGCTCGAGGACCTCGTGCTCGACGGCGTCGTCGAGCGAGGGGACGCCGGCTACCGTGCGAAGCCCCCGCTCTCGGTCCTCCGCTCGCGGAGTCGCGGCGCACTCGGCGTGTTCGGCCTCGGCCTCGGGAACTGA
- a CDS encoding MBL fold metallo-hydrolase, which yields MATGDVREVGHGTTDLYYVDTGMFDIEEYTSVYLVDAERPAVIDTGIGTDTDLLLDALASVGVAPEDLEVVLPTHVHLDHAGGAGHLAEACPNADVVVHENGARHLVDPSRLWEGTRHAVGDQIRHYAEPAPVPADRVVQVRDGSAVDLGDRELRVHDAPGHAPHQAVVEDPSNDCVFTADAAGIYVPAHDEVYPTTPPPNFDFEQALADTRMLSRLDPDVLCYSHFGPVRTADRLAEHLDVLIEWVEGVAAAREELGDDEAVVDRMVAATDLTDAWGADRGGAVAEMDTRGVLRYLDTRET from the coding sequence ATGGCGACTGGAGACGTCCGCGAGGTCGGGCACGGCACCACCGACCTCTACTACGTCGACACGGGGATGTTCGACATCGAGGAGTACACCTCGGTCTACCTGGTCGACGCCGAGCGCCCCGCGGTGATAGACACGGGCATCGGGACCGACACGGACCTGCTACTCGACGCGCTCGCGTCGGTCGGCGTCGCTCCCGAGGACCTCGAGGTCGTCCTCCCGACCCACGTCCACCTCGACCACGCGGGTGGGGCGGGCCACCTCGCCGAGGCGTGTCCGAACGCGGACGTGGTCGTCCACGAGAACGGCGCGCGCCACCTCGTCGACCCCTCGCGGCTCTGGGAGGGGACGAGACACGCCGTCGGCGACCAGATCCGCCACTACGCCGAGCCGGCGCCGGTCCCGGCCGACCGTGTCGTCCAGGTCCGTGACGGGTCGGCCGTCGACCTCGGCGACCGCGAACTCCGGGTCCACGACGCACCCGGCCACGCGCCGCACCAGGCGGTCGTCGAGGACCCGTCGAACGACTGCGTGTTCACGGCCGACGCGGCCGGCATCTACGTCCCCGCGCACGACGAGGTGTACCCGACGACGCCGCCGCCGAACTTCGACTTCGAGCAGGCGCTCGCGGACACCCGGATGCTCTCGCGGCTCGACCCCGACGTGCTCTGTTACTCCCACTTCGGCCCCGTGCGGACCGCGGACCGACTGGCTGAACACCTCGACGTGCTGATCGAGTGGGTCGAGGGCGTGGCGGCGGCACGCGAGGAACTCGGCGACGACGAGGCCGTCGTCGACCGGATGGTCGCCGCGACGGACCTCACGGACGCGTGGGGAGCCGACCGCGGCGGGGCGGTCGCCGAGATGGACACGCGGGGCGTGCTGCGCTACCTCGACACGCGGGAGACGTAG
- a CDS encoding cation:proton antiporter domain-containing protein codes for MVAAGNEFLIPIVAAIIGLGVGAQILSDRFEIPSIIFLIGAGMALGPEGLGVVTRNSFGSALPAIVGLSVAIIVFEGAFHLRLDKLREAPSETTRLVTLGAAVALLGTAAAVRFFLGAEWVFAFLIGALLVATGPTVITPILEVVPVRDRVEAAMETEGIVNDVTAAIIAVVIFEILTVSEAGPTGFLRLFVERLGIGMLVGVVVALVVWYLLRYVDLSPGNAPQNARLLVLAGALVAYGAADFVAAEAGVAAVAVAGMILGNLDVPYEEDISAFKGDITLLVLSFVFIALAALIEFDALLALGVGGVAVVVAVALVIRPALVFLSTVGDRFTRAEKLFMSFVGPRGIIPASVATLFAVELQNEAAALQAEAAEVAGGSATAQTVCTAPTGEAAAICAQAAELTAGSELLVGTVFLVILATVVFEGGLARKIAEFLDVIPMRVLVIGGGQVGRELADRLEDRGENVVIIEVDEEMVEVTRNEGHTVHIGDGTDTDVLQSAGAGNASILVAATGDDDVNLLVAQLANSKFDIETVIARANNPDNVEAFEDLGVRTISSALATAQAMDNAIERPALARWTGELGRSGDVQEVEVTSEELVGRTVREIGPELPSSVLIALVARGDDVKVPDAEFTLQEGDRITLIGDREGVRSAMKFCNPE; via the coding sequence ATGGTAGCCGCCGGTAACGAGTTCCTGATACCTATCGTGGCGGCTATCATCGGTCTCGGAGTAGGGGCGCAGATACTCTCAGACCGCTTCGAGATACCGAGTATCATCTTCCTCATCGGCGCGGGAATGGCACTGGGGCCGGAAGGGCTGGGTGTCGTCACACGGAACTCGTTCGGCAGCGCCCTGCCGGCCATCGTCGGGCTCTCGGTGGCCATCATCGTCTTCGAGGGCGCGTTCCACCTCCGGCTCGACAAGCTCAGGGAGGCACCCAGCGAGACGACCAGACTGGTCACGCTCGGCGCGGCGGTGGCCCTGCTCGGGACGGCGGCCGCGGTCCGGTTCTTCCTCGGCGCCGAGTGGGTGTTCGCCTTCCTCATCGGTGCGCTGCTCGTCGCCACGGGGCCGACGGTCATCACGCCCATCCTCGAGGTGGTCCCGGTCCGTGACCGCGTCGAGGCGGCGATGGAGACGGAGGGTATCGTGAACGACGTCACCGCGGCCATCATCGCGGTCGTCATCTTCGAGATACTGACGGTGAGCGAGGCCGGCCCGACCGGGTTCCTCCGGCTGTTCGTCGAGCGTCTCGGCATCGGGATGCTCGTCGGGGTCGTCGTCGCCCTCGTCGTGTGGTACCTGCTGCGGTACGTGGACCTCTCGCCGGGGAACGCACCCCAGAACGCGCGGCTCCTCGTGCTGGCCGGTGCGCTCGTGGCCTACGGTGCCGCCGACTTCGTGGCCGCCGAGGCCGGCGTGGCGGCCGTCGCCGTCGCCGGCATGATACTCGGCAACCTCGACGTCCCCTACGAGGAGGACATCTCGGCGTTCAAGGGAGACATCACCCTGCTGGTACTCTCGTTCGTGTTCATCGCGCTCGCGGCGCTCATCGAGTTCGACGCCCTCCTCGCGCTCGGGGTTGGCGGCGTCGCTGTCGTCGTCGCCGTCGCGCTGGTCATCCGGCCGGCGCTCGTCTTCCTGTCGACGGTCGGTGACCGGTTCACCCGCGCCGAGAAACTGTTCATGAGCTTCGTCGGGCCACGCGGTATCATCCCGGCGTCGGTCGCGACGCTGTTCGCCGTCGAACTCCAGAACGAGGCGGCGGCACTCCAGGCGGAGGCGGCGGAGGTGGCCGGGGGGTCGGCCACCGCACAGACGGTCTGTACGGCACCGACGGGGGAGGCAGCGGCGATCTGTGCGCAGGCGGCCGAGCTGACCGCCGGCTCCGAGCTGCTCGTGGGCACAGTCTTCCTCGTCATCTTGGCCACGGTCGTGTTCGAGGGCGGCCTGGCACGGAAGATCGCGGAGTTCCTCGACGTCATACCAATGCGTGTACTCGTCATCGGAGGCGGGCAGGTGGGTCGCGAACTCGCCGACCGTCTCGAAGACCGTGGAGAGAACGTCGTCATCATCGAGGTGGACGAGGAGATGGTCGAGGTGACCCGCAACGAGGGGCACACCGTCCACATCGGCGACGGCACCGACACCGACGTGCTGCAGTCGGCCGGTGCCGGCAACGCCTCCATCCTCGTCGCCGCCACCGGTGACGACGACGTGAACCTCCTCGTGGCACAGCTCGCGAACTCAAAGTTCGACATCGAGACGGTCATCGCTCGGGCGAACAACCCGGACAACGTCGAGGCGTTCGAGGACCTGGGGGTCCGGACCATCTCCTCGGCCCTGGCCACCGCGCAGGCCATGGACAACGCCATCGAGCGGCCGGCGCTCGCCCGCTGGACGGGTGAACTCGGCCGCTCCGGCGACGTCCAGGAGGTCGAGGTGACCAGCGAGGAACTGGTCGGGCGCACGGTCCGGGAGATCGGGCCGGAACTCCCGTCGTCGGTCCTCATCGCGCTGGTCGCCCGCGGCGACGACGTGAAGGTCCCCGACGCGGAGTTCACCCTGCAGGAGGGCGACCGCATCACCCTCATCGGCGACCGCGAGGGCGTCCGCAGCGCGATGAAGTTCTGTAACCCGGAGTGA
- a CDS encoding aldehyde ferredoxin oxidoreductase family protein: MLHTEGPLLSIDVGTRETAEEDVSDVLESFIGGRGVGTKLAHDRIPFDADPFGPENRLFFATGPLQASRMSFTGRMSATALSPLTNGLLSSNAGGFMSRPFAATGYSVVEVTGASDELVGVHVTDEGVEFVECPELEQRGVDDTIEYLQDEHDIDDTQAAIVGPAGENRVRFASIITSEHRAFGRGGLGAVLGAKNVKYLTFDGDSAPEIDIDAEVSSTVHKEAAESGSPMKDAGTVSVSSYANAVGALPTKYFSELSYDKVDDIGGPAVVEHKYKKATCSQCAFACKLPTKDEESGFTTEGPEYETVMSFGSNLLEDDFVALMKSNDMCDDLGMDTISCGDVIGAYIASEDEGWGDSELVHELVEKIAYREGIGDTLAEGVARCHEELGVENWSMKGMEFSAHDGRTLNGQGLAFATSNRGADHMYAEMYQLEYPLVAPKKALDKEGVAGKADRLVEQENKNAVHDAGVLCKFSTSNMSEERYEALLDADWEDLLAVGGRIVELERHFNNARGMDRADDEALPYDLEGLADELSNYYELRGWNDDGTVPDARVGGGSDAAPADD; this comes from the coding sequence ATGCTCCACACCGAGGGCCCACTGCTGAGTATCGACGTCGGGACCCGCGAGACGGCCGAGGAGGACGTCTCCGACGTCCTCGAATCGTTCATCGGTGGTCGCGGCGTCGGGACGAAGTTGGCGCACGACCGTATCCCGTTCGACGCCGACCCGTTCGGCCCGGAGAACCGCCTCTTCTTCGCCACCGGCCCGCTACAGGCCTCGCGGATGTCGTTCACCGGCCGGATGAGTGCGACGGCGCTCTCACCGCTCACGAACGGCCTGCTCTCCTCGAACGCCGGCGGCTTCATGTCCCGACCGTTCGCGGCCACCGGGTACTCCGTGGTCGAGGTGACCGGCGCGAGCGACGAACTCGTCGGCGTCCACGTCACCGACGAGGGCGTCGAGTTCGTCGAGTGCCCGGAACTCGAACAGCGTGGGGTCGACGACACCATCGAGTACCTGCAGGACGAACACGACATCGACGACACGCAGGCGGCCATCGTCGGGCCGGCGGGCGAGAACCGGGTCCGGTTCGCCAGCATCATCACGAGCGAGCACCGGGCGTTCGGCCGTGGTGGGCTGGGTGCGGTCCTCGGCGCGAAGAACGTCAAGTACCTGACCTTCGACGGGGACTCGGCACCGGAGATCGATATCGACGCCGAGGTGTCCTCGACGGTCCACAAGGAGGCCGCCGAGTCCGGCAGTCCGATGAAGGACGCCGGCACGGTGTCGGTCTCCTCCTACGCCAACGCGGTCGGGGCGCTCCCGACCAAGTACTTCTCGGAACTCTCGTACGACAAGGTGGACGACATCGGCGGCCCGGCGGTCGTCGAGCACAAGTACAAGAAGGCGACCTGCTCGCAGTGTGCGTTCGCGTGCAAACTCCCGACGAAGGACGAGGAGAGCGGCTTCACCACCGAGGGCCCGGAGTACGAGACGGTGATGTCGTTCGGGTCGAACCTGCTGGAGGACGACTTCGTCGCCCTGATGAAGTCCAACGACATGTGTGACGACCTCGGGATGGACACCATCTCCTGTGGCGACGTCATCGGCGCGTACATCGCCAGCGAGGACGAGGGCTGGGGCGACTCCGAGCTGGTCCACGAACTCGTCGAGAAGATCGCCTACCGCGAGGGCATCGGCGACACGCTCGCCGAGGGCGTCGCGCGCTGTCACGAGGAGCTGGGCGTCGAGAACTGGTCGATGAAGGGGATGGAGTTCTCGGCACACGACGGCCGCACCCTCAACGGGCAGGGCCTCGCGTTCGCCACCTCGAACCGCGGCGCGGACCACATGTACGCCGAGATGTACCAGCTCGAGTACCCGCTCGTGGCGCCGAAGAAGGCCCTCGACAAGGAGGGGGTCGCCGGGAAGGCAGACCGCCTCGTCGAGCAGGAGAACAAGAACGCCGTCCACGACGCCGGTGTCCTCTGCAAGTTCTCCACCTCGAACATGAGCGAGGAGCGCTACGAGGCGCTGCTGGACGCCGACTGGGAGGACCTGCTCGCGGTCGGCGGGCGCATCGTCGAACTGGAGCGGCACTTCAACAACGCGCGGGGGATGGACCGCGCCGACGACGAGGCGCTCCCGTACGACCTGGAGGGACTCGCCGATGAGCTGTCGAACTACTACGAACTCCGTGGCTGGAACGACGACGGCACCGTGCCCGACGCCCGCGTGGGCGGGGGGTCCGACGCGGCCCCGGCCGACGACTGA
- a CDS encoding PaaI family thioesterase — MDPTEVFEWIPFARELGIEIAEAADGHARGHLSLEDWHSSNPQGMIAHGGVAYSLADTVGGAAAVSANGRITPTIDMRIDYLTPATGEELHAEADVVRNGNSVATVDVVVTDETDTHIAEARGVYKTGGGDDETPWTTGVDRSEAGLDGSERAE, encoded by the coding sequence ATGGACCCGACAGAGGTGTTCGAGTGGATACCGTTCGCCCGCGAACTCGGCATCGAGATCGCCGAAGCGGCGGACGGCCACGCGCGCGGCCACCTGTCCCTCGAGGACTGGCACTCCTCGAACCCACAGGGGATGATCGCCCACGGTGGCGTGGCGTACTCGCTGGCCGACACCGTCGGCGGTGCCGCGGCCGTCTCCGCCAACGGACGAATCACGCCGACGATCGACATGCGGATAGACTACCTCACCCCGGCGACCGGCGAGGAGCTCCACGCCGAGGCGGACGTGGTCCGGAACGGCAACAGCGTCGCCACCGTCGACGTCGTCGTCACGGACGAGACGGACACCCACATCGCGGAGGCGCGCGGCGTCTACAAGACGGGCGGCGGTGACGACGAGACGCCGTGGACGACCGGCGTCGACCGGTCGGAGGCGGGCCTCGACGGGTCGGAGCGCGCCGAGTGA
- a CDS encoding HTH domain-containing protein, whose protein sequence is MTVELGVRSISEDAQPLLDRAVEGLDRAVEQGTLHEYDVFVTGETFTPTSAAASTPVGREMASRVADIRDWASEVDASVAPYFEQEQVECRFTDQQYTRVRFPTLCLSEFHDGRLAFVAPARVDGDLVDVLDRIEGLLADEQKRVVAPVSE, encoded by the coding sequence TTGACCGTCGAGCTCGGGGTGCGCTCGATATCTGAGGACGCACAGCCGCTCCTCGACCGCGCCGTCGAGGGCCTCGACCGTGCCGTCGAACAAGGTACCCTCCACGAGTACGACGTGTTCGTCACGGGGGAGACGTTCACGCCGACGTCGGCGGCCGCGTCGACACCCGTCGGTCGGGAGATGGCGAGTCGCGTCGCCGACATCCGGGACTGGGCGAGCGAGGTCGACGCCAGCGTCGCCCCGTACTTCGAGCAGGAGCAGGTCGAGTGCCGGTTCACCGACCAGCAGTACACCCGCGTGCGGTTCCCTACGCTCTGTCTCTCCGAGTTCCACGACGGACGCCTGGCGTTCGTCGCACCGGCCCGCGTGGACGGCGACCTCGTCGACGTCCTCGACCGCATCGAGGGACTCCTCGCGGACGAGCAGAAGCGCGTCGTCGCCCCCGTCTCGGAGTAG
- a CDS encoding BtrH N-terminal domain-containing protein codes for MRLSAYDHAPGEHCGSTSLRNLSNFYGWGHDEPTCFGLASGLGFTFFATEDPPERTFFGRPLWLEAAFFENLGIPHTHTEGADWAETWAAMKAALDGGDPVMVFTDIYHLDYYDTDTHFAPHSLLLVGYDETVPGREVTNADPDAGRGIVYCADSEFEDVQRLPLSSLAAAMSSKAAIPLSNRYLFVEGDPTVDRDAAAHDAIRETATYMLDPEDATRSVPEWGAHGVPGIRALAQDIADWTALADPHWTVRFAYQNIERRGTGGACFRTLYTGFLDEVGAEVGLVGFADEMYDIEGVWHRVADLLSEASETPEVFDLPGYLSKSSNLLSSLADREERFYRETLSTLQRP; via the coding sequence ATGCGACTCTCCGCGTACGACCACGCCCCGGGCGAGCACTGCGGGTCCACCTCGCTCCGGAACCTCTCGAACTTCTACGGCTGGGGCCACGACGAACCCACCTGCTTCGGGTTGGCCTCGGGACTGGGGTTCACCTTCTTCGCCACCGAGGACCCGCCCGAACGCACCTTCTTCGGCCGGCCACTCTGGCTCGAAGCCGCGTTCTTCGAGAACCTCGGCATCCCCCACACGCACACCGAGGGGGCCGACTGGGCCGAGACGTGGGCCGCGATGAAGGCCGCGCTCGACGGCGGCGACCCGGTGATGGTGTTCACCGACATCTACCACCTCGACTACTACGACACGGACACGCACTTCGCACCCCACTCGCTGTTGCTCGTGGGCTACGACGAGACGGTGCCGGGCCGGGAGGTGACGAACGCCGACCCGGACGCGGGACGAGGAATCGTCTACTGTGCGGATTCGGAGTTCGAGGACGTCCAGCGCCTCCCCCTCTCCTCGCTGGCGGCGGCGATGTCGTCGAAGGCGGCCATCCCGCTCTCGAACCGGTACCTCTTCGTGGAAGGCGACCCGACGGTCGACCGGGACGCGGCAGCCCACGACGCCATCCGCGAGACGGCCACCTACATGCTGGACCCCGAGGACGCCACGCGGTCGGTCCCGGAGTGGGGAGCCCACGGGGTGCCCGGCATCCGCGCGCTCGCACAGGACATCGCCGACTGGACGGCGCTCGCTGACCCGCACTGGACCGTCCGGTTCGCCTACCAGAACATCGAACGACGGGGGACCGGCGGGGCCTGTTTCCGCACGCTCTACACCGGGTTCCTGGACGAGGTGGGCGCCGAGGTGGGCCTCGTCGGGTTCGCGGACGAGATGTACGACATCGAGGGGGTGTGGCACCGGGTCGCCGACCTGCTCTCGGAGGCCAGCGAGACCCCGGAGGTGTTCGACCTGCCGGGCTACCTCTCCAAGTCGAGCAACCTGCTCTCATCGCTCGCGGACAGAGAAGAACGCTTCTACCGGGAGACCCTGAGTACCCTTCAACGGCCCTGA